One Nostoc sp. UHCC 0302 DNA window includes the following coding sequences:
- the cas4 gene encoding CRISPR-associated protein Cas4 — protein sequence MTEDYLPLAYLNAWEYCPRRFYLEYVLGEMSDNEHIILGRHIHRNINEETTFQEGETLIHQQQWVWSDRLKVAGIIDAVEESNGQLVPVEYKKGKMAQHLNDHFQLCAAALCIEERTGRSLAYGEIFYHTNRRRQTVALTPQLRQMTEQAIAFAQLAAQRTMPAPIDNTKKCLSCSLKEICLPFEVKQLRSSMNPETDD from the coding sequence ATGACTGAAGATTATTTACCTCTGGCGTATCTCAACGCTTGGGAATACTGCCCACGCAGATTCTATTTAGAGTATGTGTTGGGTGAGATGTCAGATAACGAACATATTATCTTAGGCCGTCACATACACCGCAATATTAACGAAGAAACAACATTTCAAGAAGGCGAAACGCTAATTCATCAACAGCAATGGGTGTGGAGTGATCGCTTAAAGGTCGCAGGTATCATTGATGCAGTTGAAGAATCCAATGGTCAGCTTGTCCCTGTGGAATATAAAAAAGGGAAGATGGCACAACATCTTAATGACCATTTTCAACTTTGTGCAGCTGCTTTGTGTATAGAAGAACGTACCGGACGCAGCCTTGCTTACGGTGAGATTTTTTATCACACTAACCGCAGAAGACAGACAGTAGCATTAACACCGCAGCTACGGCAAATGACTGAGCAAGCGATCGCTTTTGCTCAACTTGCTGCCCAAAGAACTATGCCTGCGCCAATTGACAACACTAAAAAGTGTCTTTCATGCAGTTTAAAAGAGATTTGTCTACCTTTTGAAGTTAAACAGTTACGAAGTTCAATGAATCCTGAAACCGATGATTAA
- the cas6 gene encoding CRISPR system precrRNA processing endoribonuclease RAMP protein Cas6, whose protein sequence is MTFTKDTEAVLTRLNLVLKRTQTVTNLTPLISWLPEIELAPAWIPLKTHAGVSKIMPVMPDLSLYPKLMELICGRIAQGSYVEWQQQPYEMTGVETDTNTLHVIQISLVATAPLPSTLGRAIHAQCFQWFANADAALAQHLHQQESVPFTLGVEYFSSKKIQLRVTLLKKELLAPLLWGLHSNLGGEITLAGVPCRLNEWIDISQTSNFTKLVQIPAQNTIKLQFVSPTSFKQSGAIQPFPLPELVFNGLQRRWNHFAPAELKFPEIKWNSFVSAFQLKTQALKLEGGAEIGSQGWIIYRFLDSEPAKIATVLAHFAHFAGVGRKTAMGMGQTRVIEKMEIGKGEKLNN, encoded by the coding sequence ATGACATTTACCAAAGATACTGAAGCTGTTTTAACCCGATTAAATTTAGTTCTCAAGCGCACACAAACAGTAACTAACCTAACACCATTAATCTCTTGGTTGCCAGAAATAGAGCTTGCACCAGCCTGGATTCCCCTAAAAACTCATGCTGGTGTCTCCAAAATTATGCCTGTAATGCCAGATTTGAGTTTGTACCCGAAACTCATGGAACTCATCTGCGGGCGTATAGCTCAGGGCAGTTACGTAGAATGGCAACAACAACCCTATGAAATGACAGGAGTTGAAACCGATACTAATACTCTGCACGTAATTCAAATTTCTCTTGTCGCTACTGCACCATTGCCATCAACGTTAGGACGAGCAATTCATGCTCAATGTTTTCAATGGTTTGCTAATGCTGATGCTGCTTTAGCTCAACATCTGCATCAGCAAGAGAGTGTACCCTTTACCCTGGGAGTAGAATATTTTTCTTCAAAAAAGATACAGCTAAGAGTTACCCTGTTGAAAAAGGAACTTTTAGCGCCGCTGCTTTGGGGATTACATAGCAACTTGGGGGGTGAAATAACTTTAGCAGGTGTTCCTTGCCGATTAAACGAATGGATTGATATTTCGCAAACTAGTAATTTTACAAAATTGGTACAAATTCCAGCCCAAAACACTATCAAACTACAATTCGTGTCTCCTACTAGCTTTAAGCAGAGTGGTGCAATACAGCCTTTTCCATTACCAGAGTTAGTTTTTAATGGACTACAGCGGCGTTGGAATCACTTTGCTCCAGCAGAATTAAAATTTCCCGAAATTAAGTGGAATAGTTTCGTCTCTGCTTTCCAACTAAAAACCCAGGCTTTAAAGCTAGAAGGCGGTGCAGAAATTGGAAGCCAAGGCTGGATAATATACCGTTTTCTTGACTCTGAGCCTGCAAAAATTGCTACAGTTCTAGCTCATTTCGCCCATTTTGCTGGAGTAGGACGGAAAACAGCTATGGGAATGGGACAGACTCGTGTGATTGAAAAAATGGAAATTGGTAAGGGCGAAAAACTTAATAACTAA
- a CDS encoding DevR family CRISPR-associated autoregulator translates to MTNTQFPAYSISISGSLSWQLHALNNEGNEGNQSLTRRYYIIQKGMNEPESVNGVSGDMLKHIQAEHLHRIAIESGLNLSEGGKQFNPDRIGYDIDKNIGIFTEKDTDLTTKTAKVIQRCSISDLEGFMVTEKKGQTLKRESVIEFGAVVGLPTLVKTQSYFHAKYGTDNPTPYNVQVSSGLYATVLNIEAFRIGYNPHNFNYSIDTVERKKRLDALLKSVLYTYLQPNGAKRNTNLPHPDHFEGVVTVSTRRCPAPMISALEASYNRQIHSLANTLNNLNGADTILCFDFENIAEFAAQIETLIERAQPWESDNAEAVE, encoded by the coding sequence ATGACTAATACACAATTCCCAGCTTACTCAATCTCTATTAGTGGTTCTTTGTCTTGGCAACTTCACGCCTTGAACAATGAAGGTAACGAAGGCAATCAAAGTTTAACCCGTCGTTATTACATTATTCAAAAAGGAATGAATGAGCCTGAGTCGGTCAATGGTGTTTCTGGTGATATGCTCAAACATATTCAAGCAGAGCATTTGCATCGTATTGCTATTGAATCAGGTCTAAATTTATCAGAAGGCGGTAAGCAATTTAACCCTGACCGTATTGGTTATGACATTGATAAAAATATCGGTATCTTCACTGAAAAAGATACCGATTTAACCACAAAAACTGCCAAAGTTATTCAACGTTGCAGCATCAGTGACTTAGAAGGGTTTATGGTAACTGAGAAAAAAGGACAAACCCTTAAACGCGAGTCTGTGATAGAATTTGGTGCGGTGGTAGGTTTACCAACTTTAGTAAAAACTCAAAGTTACTTCCATGCCAAGTACGGTACAGATAACCCAACCCCCTACAATGTACAAGTCAGTTCTGGTTTGTATGCAACTGTCTTAAACATTGAAGCTTTTCGTATTGGCTACAATCCCCATAATTTCAACTACAGCATCGATACTGTTGAACGCAAAAAACGTTTAGATGCTTTACTTAAAAGTGTTTTGTACACTTACCTCCAACCCAACGGGGCAAAACGCAACACTAACTTACCTCACCCCGACCATTTTGAAGGTGTAGTTACTGTTAGTACCCGCCGTTGTCCTGCACCGATGATTAGTGCTTTAGAAGCAAGCTACAACCGCCAGATTCATAGTTTGGCTAATACCTTAAATAACCTCAACGGTGCAGATACAATACTCTGCTTTGATTTCGAGAATATTGCTGAGTTTGCTGCACAAATCGAAACTCTAATTGAAAGAGCGCAACCTTGGGAGAGCGACAATGCCGAAGCGGTTGAATAA
- a CDS encoding transposase family protein, translated as MILDYIQKYPLRTKQILGISYEQLQSLLNCALKRNRYIKAKQESHKIRINAAGGGRPEKLSTEEQVCLCLFYLRQMPTFQVLGMLFGVSKTEANDTFHDWIPILRDILPASLLEQVSNNESDLLFVQEVLTNFRLLVDSLEQPIYRDSDQKEQQKYFSGKKRQHTLKSLIIGIPEGKDIVEVEVGVPGPTADIKLFRQSQNKFDKSQPFSGDKGFQGGENITTPHKKKPKRELTQQQKDENKALSSNRIFIEHLIRLLKIFRIASQRFRLKLETYEQIILTVCGLVRLRIGSLVLPT; from the coding sequence ATGATTTTAGATTATATACAAAAGTATCCACTACGAACAAAACAGATTTTAGGGATTAGTTACGAACAATTGCAATCACTGCTAAATTGCGCCTTAAAACGAAATCGATACATCAAAGCTAAACAAGAGAGTCATAAAATTAGAATTAATGCGGCTGGTGGTGGTCGTCCCGAAAAGTTATCAACCGAAGAACAAGTATGTTTATGTCTATTTTATCTAAGACAGATGCCAACATTCCAAGTATTAGGAATGCTATTTGGTGTTTCCAAAACCGAAGCTAATGATACATTTCACGACTGGATACCAATTCTTCGTGATATATTACCTGCTAGTTTATTAGAACAAGTATCAAATAATGAAAGTGATTTACTATTTGTTCAAGAAGTATTAACAAATTTTAGGCTATTAGTCGATAGCTTAGAACAGCCAATATATAGGGATTCTGACCAAAAAGAGCAACAGAAATATTTTTCTGGAAAGAAGAGACAACATACATTAAAAAGTCTGATAATTGGCATACCAGAAGGCAAAGATATTGTAGAGGTAGAAGTAGGTGTTCCTGGGCCAACAGCAGATATAAAATTGTTTCGTCAATCTCAAAATAAATTTGATAAATCTCAACCCTTTTCAGGTGATAAAGGCTTTCAAGGAGGTGAGAATATCACTACTCCTCATAAAAAGAAACCAAAACGAGAATTAACTCAACAGCAAAAAGATGAAAATAAGGCTTTATCTAGTAATCGGATATTCATTGAACATTTGATTCGATTACTTAAAATATTCCGCATAGCCTCACAAAGATTTCGCTTAAAGCTTGAGACGTATGAGCAGATTATTTTAACAGTTTGCGGATTAGTTAGGTTAAGAATTGGTAGCTTAGTTCTGCCAACTTAG